One Candidatus Peregrinibacteria bacterium DNA segment encodes these proteins:
- the dusB gene encoding tRNA dihydrouridine synthase DusB: MAFSWNNLKRPILALAPMAGYTDTAYRQLIKGIEPRVICFTEFTSADGLVYGSKMTLKQLDFNPNEERPLVAQIFGKKPEHFAKAAKIIEEMGIDAIDINMGCPAKKVVSSDHGSALLKKPCRAIELVEATVKATQVPVSVKTRIGSDQLDLPWFVQFCKDLESAGIQLLTIHGRTAKQMYTGKADWEPIYEVKRNLKIPVIGNGDIRSVADAREKLGNLDGVMVGRGTMGNPWLMAEIAADFYGETYVPPKTFQEKLPTYLRHAELLAEYKGEEHGMKEMRKHFVNLIRGFDGASEARAQVVQISTLEEAKRVLSALAECQK, encoded by the coding sequence ATGGCTTTCTCGTGGAACAACTTAAAACGTCCCATTCTGGCGCTGGCCCCCATGGCAGGCTACACCGATACCGCCTATCGTCAGCTCATCAAAGGCATTGAGCCGCGCGTCATTTGCTTCACCGAGTTCACCAGCGCCGACGGCCTGGTCTACGGCAGCAAAATGACCTTAAAACAACTGGACTTCAACCCGAACGAAGAGCGCCCTTTGGTGGCTCAAATTTTTGGGAAGAAGCCTGAGCATTTCGCCAAAGCCGCCAAAATCATCGAAGAGATGGGCATCGATGCCATCGACATCAACATGGGCTGTCCTGCAAAAAAAGTGGTGTCCAGTGACCACGGCAGCGCCCTTTTAAAAAAACCTTGCCGCGCGATAGAACTGGTGGAAGCCACGGTGAAAGCCACTCAAGTTCCGGTATCTGTAAAAACACGCATTGGCTCGGATCAATTGGATCTACCCTGGTTCGTTCAATTTTGCAAAGACCTCGAAAGCGCCGGCATTCAACTGCTCACCATCCACGGTCGCACGGCCAAACAAATGTACACCGGTAAAGCCGACTGGGAACCCATTTACGAGGTGAAACGGAATCTAAAAATCCCAGTGATTGGGAATGGAGACATTCGCAGCGTGGCCGATGCTCGTGAAAAACTCGGCAACCTAGATGGCGTGATGGTGGGTCGCGGCACCATGGGCAACCCCTGGCTCATGGCTGAAATTGCGGCAGATTTTTACGGCGAAACCTATGTGCCTCCCAAAACGTTTCAAGAAAAATTGCCCACCTATTTGCGCCACGCAGAGCTTTTGGCAGAATACAAAGGCGAAGAACATGGCATGAAAGAAATGCGCAAACATTTCGTGAATTTGATCCGCGGTTTCGATGGCGCGAGCGAGGCTCGCGCCCAAGTCGTGCAAATTTCCACTTTAGAAGAAGCCAAACGCGTGCTGAGTGCCTTGGCTGAATGCCAAAAATAA